The Desulfatibacillum aliphaticivorans DSM 15576 genome has a segment encoding these proteins:
- a CDS encoding Na+/H+ antiporter subunit E translates to MKPIDLEKLSTNRREILRAAQPPPKNPYVQKGLSLGISSLLLFASWILLSGKFDAFHLSLGAASSLFVAWISRDLLFPSGDVATLARSMAGMAAYTPWLLLQIVKSNIHVLRIAFARNPEQLIYPHIISMHTKLKGEIPLVTFANSITLTPGTITIQVSAGNEVRIHALDYTTGDMDALREMESRVARAFGESD, encoded by the coding sequence ATGAAGCCTATTGACCTGGAAAAGTTATCAACGAATCGCCGGGAAATACTAAGGGCTGCTCAGCCTCCTCCCAAAAATCCCTATGTCCAAAAGGGCTTATCCCTGGGGATTTCCTCGCTTTTACTGTTCGCCTCCTGGATTCTTTTATCCGGCAAGTTCGACGCTTTTCACCTGAGTTTAGGCGCGGCCTCAAGCCTCTTCGTAGCCTGGATTTCCCGGGACCTCCTTTTTCCGTCCGGAGATGTTGCAACCCTGGCGCGGTCCATGGCGGGCATGGCGGCTTACACGCCCTGGCTTTTACTGCAAATCGTCAAATCCAATATCCATGTTTTACGAATTGCTTTCGCGCGCAATCCTGAACAACTTATTTATCCGCACATAATCAGCATGCACACGAAGCTGAAGGGGGAAATCCCTTTGGTCACCTTTGCAAATTCCATCACTCTCACCCCCGGCACCATTACCATCCAGGTATCCGCCGGAAACGAGGTGAGAATTCACGCCCTGGACTACACCACCGGAGACATGGACGCTCTGCGTGAAATGGAGTCCCGCGTGGCCAGGGCTTTTGGGGAGTCTGACTAA
- a CDS encoding monovalent cation/H+ antiporter complex subunit F, translating into MHGFFLGAALFLILLMALSLYRAAYGPTVVDRLVGANAIGSKTVVLLIIIGHLFSREDMFVDIALAYAMLNFIAVLAASRYFHKRKGLDAVEEEITPRIHWD; encoded by the coding sequence ATGCACGGTTTTTTTCTGGGCGCGGCTTTGTTTCTTATTCTGCTCATGGCTCTGTCGCTGTACAGGGCGGCTTACGGCCCTACCGTGGTGGACCGCCTGGTCGGCGCCAACGCCATCGGCTCCAAAACCGTGGTCCTGCTGATCATCATCGGCCATCTTTTTTCGCGGGAGGACATGTTTGTGGATATCGCCCTGGCCTACGCCATGCTGAATTTCATCGCGGTGCTCGCCGCCTCGCGCTACTTTCACAAACGCAAAGGCCTGGACGCCGTGGAAGAGGAAATTACTCCTCGAATTCATTGGGATTAA
- the mnhG gene encoding monovalent cation/H(+) antiporter subunit G codes for MLDLLAVLLTLGGLVFFAGATMGILRFPDFYTRLHAAGKLDTLGALLTMAGLAVYNLHPFSITTLLTSLKIGFAVGFIFIASPTATHAIVDAGVRAGLRPWVKQEDEQK; via the coding sequence ATGTTGGACTTATTGGCCGTATTGTTGACTTTGGGGGGCTTGGTTTTTTTCGCCGGCGCCACTATGGGAATTCTCCGATTTCCCGACTTTTACACAAGGCTGCACGCTGCGGGAAAACTGGACACCCTGGGGGCTCTGCTCACTATGGCGGGCTTGGCCGTCTATAATTTGCATCCTTTTTCCATAACAACTCTTTTGACCAGCCTGAAGATCGGCTTCGCGGTAGGCTTTATTTTCATAGCCAGCCCCACGGCCACCCACGCCATTGTGGACGCCGGGGTTCGCGCCGGTCTGCGCCCCTGGGTTAAACAAGAGGACGAACAAAAATGA
- a CDS encoding Na(+)/H(+) antiporter subunit B: MIWQVDLAILALVVICAIAAVTVRDLFGAGILFGAYSFMLCLLWAVMGAVDVAFTEASVGAGVSTVFFIAAVFRTTRRTKD, encoded by the coding sequence ATGATCTGGCAAGTGGATCTGGCTATTTTGGCGCTGGTGGTCATATGCGCCATAGCGGCCGTTACTGTGCGCGATTTGTTTGGCGCAGGCATTTTGTTTGGCGCTTACAGCTTCATGCTGTGCCTGTTATGGGCTGTCATGGGGGCCGTGGACGTGGCCTTTACCGAGGCTTCCGTGGGCGCGGGGGTCAGCACCGTGTTTTTTATCGCCGCCGTGTTCCGAACCACAAGGAGGACGAAAGATTAA
- a CDS encoding Na(+)/H(+) antiporter subunit B codes for MLCCWGMLVHATLDFPGWGDPNAPAHLHVAPEYLEQAYEETATPNVVTAVLADYRGYDTMFETAVIFSAGLACFFLLRVQPRKEEEEDRFFRHLATDMVIRIRTPSMHVPDSPYLQQLDPYWTPRSLIVRAACRVLTPFIQLFALYVVAHGHHSPGGGFQGGVILGASFILIALSHDLRTSMKMTPEKLMGVLSPAGVLIYAGVGALCVVAGHNFLDYGALAEWLGTAPEAARSLGILFVEVGVAVCVMATMIIIYANLSSAGGYKQGL; via the coding sequence GTGTTGTGCTGCTGGGGCATGCTGGTGCATGCGACCTTGGACTTTCCGGGTTGGGGGGATCCCAATGCTCCGGCTCATTTGCACGTGGCGCCCGAGTACCTGGAACAAGCCTACGAGGAAACCGCCACGCCCAACGTGGTCACCGCCGTCCTGGCCGACTATCGCGGTTACGACACCATGTTCGAAACCGCCGTTATTTTTTCCGCCGGCCTTGCCTGTTTCTTCCTGCTTCGAGTCCAGCCAAGGAAAGAGGAGGAGGAAGACCGTTTTTTTCGCCACCTTGCCACGGACATGGTCATCCGTATACGAACCCCGTCCATGCACGTGCCTGACTCCCCCTATTTGCAGCAACTGGACCCCTACTGGACGCCTCGAAGCCTCATTGTAAGGGCGGCCTGCAGGGTGCTTACGCCGTTCATTCAGCTATTTGCGCTGTACGTGGTGGCGCATGGGCACCACAGCCCGGGGGGAGGCTTCCAGGGCGGCGTCATCCTGGGAGCTTCGTTCATTTTAATCGCCCTGTCCCATGATTTACGGACCAGCATGAAAATGACCCCGGAAAAGCTGATGGGCGTGTTGAGCCCGGCGGGAGTGTTGATCTATGCGGGAGTAGGCGCCCTGTGCGTTGTGGCCGGACACAATTTTTTGGATTACGGGGCCTTGGCCGAATGGCTCGGGACGGCCCCGGAGGCCGCCCGTTCGTTGGGAATATTATTCGTGGAAGTGGGCGTGGCCGTGTGCGTCATGGCCACCATGATAATCATCTACGCCAATCTGTCTTCAGCCGGCGGCTACAAACAAGGACTCTGA
- a CDS encoding cation:proton antiporter subunit C codes for MESITGLILAKYNYWMYISLMMIGLYAMIAKNNLVKKIIGMNILQTAIILFYISIGAKKGATIPIIMHSEGHGHEAVHAVQYMNPLPHVLMLTAIVVSVATLGVALALAIRLYARFGTLEEDEINDQIREAP; via the coding sequence ATGGAATCGATAACCGGCCTCATCCTCGCAAAATACAACTACTGGATGTACATATCGCTTATGATGATAGGCCTCTACGCCATGATCGCCAAAAACAATCTGGTTAAGAAGATCATCGGCATGAACATCCTGCAGACGGCCATCATCTTGTTTTACATTTCCATCGGCGCAAAAAAAGGCGCAACCATCCCCATTATCATGCATTCGGAGGGACACGGGCATGAGGCGGTGCATGCCGTCCAGTACATGAATCCCTTGCCCCATGTGCTTATGTTGACGGCTATCGTGGTTTCTGTGGCCACGTTAGGGGTGGCCTTGGCCCTGGCGATCCGTTTGTACGCCCGTTTCGGGACCCTGGAGGAGGACGAAATCAACGATCAGATACGGGAGGCCCCGTGA
- a CDS encoding proton-conducting transporter membrane subunit, translating into MNQYPAFLIIAPLLAACLIAAAAWLRRSLCFPIAVLGLGTSFLSSLGVAARVLAEGHFQYRMGGWAPPLGIALEVDYLNAPVLVAVSGAALVSLIATRQIVEREQGPKAPAFYTLMVLAVTGMLGMTATGDAFNLYVLLEISSITGYALTASGDRLAPLASLRYLLLGTIGASFYLLGVGLLYMMTGTLNMADLSGLLPALYGSDAVFAAFLLILCGIWLKAALFPLHAWLPGAYSHASHASACLLAPLMTKVMIYVMLRIMFTVFTPAYVFEQISLEGFVVTLAVVAVVAGSLMALAQRNLRRMAVYIVVAEVGYMVGGAWLGNQTAWTGAILHLLNDVLMTLCLFLAIAALAGRMETTDFKDLEGLFSTMPFSMGALVLGAMSIIGVPPACGFFSKWFLLKGAIEAGRYDFLAALLFSSLINVVLFFRLFEYALYSGDDHHGHGGHKYIEIHEAPLSLVASLWAAAAGILAVGFYSGSIVNNFIKPALM; encoded by the coding sequence GTGAATCAATATCCGGCCTTTCTCATCATAGCGCCGCTTCTCGCGGCATGCCTGATTGCAGCCGCAGCATGGCTGCGCAGGTCCTTGTGCTTCCCCATAGCGGTCCTGGGTTTGGGGACGTCCTTTCTTTCCTCTCTGGGCGTCGCCGCGCGCGTCCTGGCTGAGGGCCATTTTCAATACCGCATGGGCGGATGGGCGCCGCCTTTGGGCATCGCCCTGGAAGTGGATTACCTGAACGCGCCGGTGCTTGTGGCGGTCTCCGGGGCCGCCCTGGTCAGCCTGATTGCAACGCGTCAAATCGTAGAAAGGGAACAGGGGCCTAAAGCTCCCGCCTTTTACACCTTGATGGTGCTGGCCGTCACCGGCATGCTGGGCATGACCGCCACCGGTGACGCCTTCAACCTGTACGTTCTGCTGGAAATCTCCTCCATTACCGGATACGCCCTCACCGCTTCGGGGGATCGTTTGGCGCCGCTCGCAAGCCTGCGGTATTTACTGCTTGGTACGATAGGGGCTTCGTTTTATCTTTTGGGCGTAGGGCTCCTTTATATGATGACCGGCACCCTGAACATGGCGGATTTAAGCGGGCTTTTGCCGGCATTGTACGGCTCGGACGCCGTTTTCGCCGCCTTCCTGCTCATCTTGTGCGGAATCTGGCTGAAGGCGGCCTTGTTTCCCTTGCACGCCTGGCTGCCGGGCGCCTATTCCCACGCAAGCCACGCCTCCGCCTGCCTCTTGGCCCCCCTCATGACCAAGGTGATGATTTACGTCATGCTGCGGATTATGTTCACTGTTTTCACCCCCGCTTACGTGTTTGAACAAATATCCTTGGAGGGATTTGTGGTGACCCTCGCCGTCGTCGCCGTCGTCGCCGGCTCGCTCATGGCCCTGGCGCAGCGAAACTTACGGCGTATGGCCGTGTACATAGTGGTTGCGGAAGTGGGCTACATGGTCGGAGGCGCCTGGCTGGGAAACCAGACCGCGTGGACGGGCGCCATCCTGCATCTTTTGAACGACGTCCTCATGACCTTGTGCCTGTTTTTGGCCATAGCCGCCCTGGCCGGCAGAATGGAAACCACGGATTTTAAGGATCTTGAAGGCCTTTTTTCAACAATGCCGTTTTCCATGGGCGCCCTGGTTTTGGGCGCCATGTCCATCATCGGCGTTCCGCCCGCGTGCGGGTTCTTCAGCAAATGGTTCTTGCTGAAAGGCGCCATTGAGGCGGGGAGGTACGACTTCCTGGCGGCCCTTTTGTTTTCCAGCTTGATCAACGTGGTCCTCTTTTTCCGATTGTTCGAGTACGCCCTGTATTCCGGGGACGATCATCACGGCCATGGAGGACACAAATATATTGAAATTCATGAGGCGCCGCTGTCCCTGGTTGCGTCCTTATGGGCGGCGGCCGCCGGAATACTGGCCGTGGGGTTTTATTCCGGCTCAATCGTAAACAATTTCATCAAACCGGCGCTTATGTGA
- a CDS encoding monovalent cation/H+ antiporter subunit D family protein: protein MHEIVSIRPLLAVIASLAVTPILLSARSPNVREGWTFAAGAVKLGIVLSMLPAVLGGNVFCFALTEVIPGIRLAFRVDAMGMLFALVASTLWIVTSAYSIGYMRGLDEHSQTRYYCFFAIALSATIGAAFAANLVTLYMFYEILSFATYPLVTHHQDEEAKISGRKYLFFIVGGSVVLVLPAMIICHMKAGTLDFAPQGFLAGHVTQGLATVLLLLFVFGLAKAALMPMHSWLPAAMVAPTPVSALLHAVAVVKVGAFSVARVLTGVFGVDLLAQYGLGTLLAVLASITILVASFIALSQDGLKRRLAFSTIGQLSYILLGVALLTPKGITGGLVHIAMHAFGKITLFFCAGAIFVAAGIKNISEMKGLGRRMPITMGAFFIGSLSVIGLPPGGGFISKWFLALGALESHELAFLGVLLFSSFLNAAYFLPIAYNAFFAKPPDDAKDAGFQEAPPWCVAPLAFTAMASVWLFFNPWPFLDLARLAAAQVIGG, encoded by the coding sequence GTGCACGAAATCGTCTCCATTCGGCCCCTTCTGGCGGTAATCGCGTCCCTGGCTGTGACGCCCATCCTGCTCTCCGCCCGCTCTCCCAATGTGCGGGAGGGATGGACCTTTGCGGCGGGCGCCGTAAAGCTGGGAATCGTCCTTTCCATGCTGCCCGCCGTGCTTGGCGGAAACGTTTTTTGTTTCGCTCTGACGGAAGTGATCCCCGGAATTCGCCTGGCTTTTCGCGTGGACGCCATGGGCATGTTGTTCGCCCTGGTGGCTTCCACCCTGTGGATCGTAACCTCGGCCTATTCCATCGGCTACATGCGCGGCCTGGACGAGCACTCCCAAACCCGATACTACTGCTTTTTTGCGATTGCTCTCTCCGCAACCATCGGGGCGGCCTTCGCCGCCAACCTTGTCACCCTGTACATGTTCTACGAAATTCTTTCGTTCGCCACCTATCCTCTGGTCACCCACCATCAGGATGAAGAGGCCAAAATCTCCGGCCGCAAATACCTGTTTTTTATTGTAGGCGGATCCGTGGTTTTGGTTTTGCCGGCCATGATCATCTGCCACATGAAGGCCGGAACCCTGGACTTTGCGCCTCAGGGATTTTTGGCCGGACATGTGACCCAGGGCTTGGCAACCGTGCTTCTTCTTTTGTTCGTGTTCGGTTTGGCCAAGGCCGCGCTCATGCCCATGCATTCCTGGCTGCCGGCCGCCATGGTGGCGCCGACTCCGGTGTCCGCGCTGCTGCACGCAGTGGCGGTGGTCAAGGTGGGGGCTTTTTCTGTAGCCCGGGTTCTCACCGGGGTTTTCGGCGTCGATCTTTTAGCGCAATACGGGCTGGGAACCTTGCTGGCCGTGCTGGCTTCCATCACCATTTTGGTCGCTTCCTTTATCGCCTTATCCCAGGACGGGCTCAAAAGGCGGCTGGCCTTTTCCACCATTGGGCAGTTATCGTACATCCTTTTGGGCGTGGCCCTTTTAACGCCTAAAGGCATAACCGGCGGACTGGTGCACATCGCCATGCACGCCTTTGGGAAGATCACCCTGTTTTTTTGCGCAGGGGCGATTTTTGTCGCTGCGGGAATAAAAAACATCTCCGAAATGAAAGGGCTCGGCCGGCGCATGCCCATAACCATGGGCGCCTTTTTTATCGGCAGCCTGTCCGTGATCGGGCTGCCGCCCGGCGGCGGATTCATTTCCAAGTGGTTCCTGGCGCTGGGCGCCCTGGAATCCCATGAACTGGCCTTTTTAGGCGTGCTGCTTTTCAGCTCTTTTTTAAATGCGGCGTATTTTCTGCCAATCGCCTACAACGCGTTTTTCGCCAAGCCGCCGGATGACGCCAAGGACGCGGGCTTTCAGGAAGCCCCGCCATGGTGCGTGGCCCCCCTGGCGTTCACCGCCATGGCTTCGGTGTGGCTGTTTTTCAATCCCTGGCCCTTTCTTGACTTGGCGCGGCTCGCCGCGGCTCAGGTTATAGGAGGTTAA